In Flavobacterium okayamense, a single window of DNA contains:
- the gcvT gene encoding glycine cleavage system aminomethyltransferase GcvT: protein MKNTALTHIHEQLGAKMVPFAGYNMPVQYEGVNAEHETVRNGVGVFDVSHMGEFLLTGPKALDLIQKVTSNDASTLTIGRAQYSCLPNANGGIVDDLIVYRIKEEQYLLVVNASNIEKDWNWISSHNDMGVEMRDLSEDYSLLAIQGPKAVEAMQSLTSVDLSQIKYYHFEVADFAGIEHVIISATGYTGSGGFEIYCKNSEVEQVWNKVFEAGAAFGIKPIGLAARDTLRLEMGFCLYGNDIDDTTSPLEAGLGWITKFTKDFVNSENLKKQKEEGISRKLVAFELLERGIPRHDYEIVDANGNVIGKVTSGTQSPSLNKAIGLGYVPTALATEGSEIFIRIRNKDIKAQVVKLPFYKK, encoded by the coding sequence CATTTGCTGGTTATAATATGCCAGTTCAATATGAAGGCGTAAACGCAGAACACGAAACCGTAAGAAATGGTGTTGGTGTTTTTGATGTTTCGCACATGGGAGAATTCTTATTAACTGGACCAAAAGCTTTAGATTTAATTCAGAAAGTTACTTCTAACGATGCTTCTACTTTAACAATTGGTCGTGCACAATATTCTTGTTTACCAAATGCTAATGGTGGAATTGTAGATGATTTAATTGTTTATAGAATTAAAGAAGAGCAATATTTATTAGTAGTTAATGCTTCAAATATTGAAAAAGATTGGAATTGGATTTCTTCTCATAATGATATGGGCGTTGAGATGCGCGATTTATCAGAAGATTATTCGTTATTAGCTATTCAAGGTCCAAAAGCAGTTGAAGCTATGCAATCGTTAACTTCGGTAGATTTATCTCAAATTAAATACTATCATTTTGAAGTGGCAGATTTCGCTGGAATTGAACATGTTATTATTTCTGCAACCGGTTATACAGGTTCTGGTGGATTTGAAATTTATTGTAAAAATTCAGAAGTTGAACAAGTTTGGAATAAAGTTTTTGAAGCTGGTGCAGCATTCGGAATTAAACCAATTGGTTTAGCAGCACGTGATACATTACGTTTAGAAATGGGATTCTGTTTATACGGAAATGATATTGACGATACTACTTCTCCACTTGAAGCTGGATTAGGTTGGATTACAAAATTCACAAAAGATTTCGTTAATTCTGAAAATCTTAAAAAACAAAAAGAAGAAGGCATTTCAAGAAAATTAGTTGCCTTCGAATTATTAGAAAGAGGAATTCCACGTCACGATTACGAAATTGTAGATGCAAACGGAAATGTTATTGGTAAAGTAACATCAGGAACACAATCACCATCATTAAACAAAGCAATTGGTTTAGGTTATGTTCCAACAGCTTTAGCTACAGAAGGAAGTGAAATTTTTATTCGCATTCGAAATAAAGACATTAAAGCACAAGTGGTAAAATTACCATTTTATAAGAAATAG